The following are encoded together in the bacterium genome:
- a CDS encoding DUF192 domain-containing protein, with the protein MDKKLIIFFLLLLIVISSVMLISFKPYRAKQPITVPLQTNATKFKTLTISDKSLRVEYASTLAEWSKGLSNRISLEKDNGMIFVFPTAQIQNFWMKDTIIPLDIIWVANHKVVGFDHMFPELDTPIEQLKHFYSPSAVDVVIETNLNWTISNNIKIGDVVTYSN; encoded by the coding sequence ATGGATAAAAAACTAATTATATTTTTCTTGCTTTTACTAATTGTTATCAGTTCGGTGATGCTGATTAGTTTCAAACCCTATCGGGCGAAACAACCAATAACAGTTCCCCTTCAAACAAACGCCACAAAATTCAAAACCCTCACGATCAGCGATAAGTCACTACGGGTCGAATATGCTTCAACACTCGCCGAATGGTCGAAAGGTCTTTCCAATCGCATTTCGCTTGAAAAAGATAACGGCATGATTTTTGTCTTCCCAACAGCGCAAATTCAGAATTTTTGGATGAAGGACACAATAATCCCATTAGATATAATTTGGGTAGCCAATCATAAAGTGGTTGGCTTTGACCATATGTTTCCTGAACTAGATACGCCAATTGAGCAATTAAAGCACTTTTATTCCCCTTCTGCAGTTGATGTAGTTATTGAAACTAATCTTAACTGGACGATATCGAATAATATTAAAATAGGTGATGTCGTGACATACTCAAACTAA
- a CDS encoding PAS domain-containing sensor histidine kinase has protein sequence MNKMKNLSATDDQAFKLKVLAKEKESVRRKLAVKAEKLRLKAKTRVATAKEKESVRRKLAVKAEKLRLKAKLLALTAKEKESVRRELAVTAEKLRLKAKLLALTAKEKESVRRKLAVTAEDLEQIRVKNEAMLVSIGDGLVVTDKNERILLVNKAFENILGWKKKEVMGKFLDKVIPMVDENGKVISSSERLITKTIKKHATISISIATAEEEKEKINPETMTASGFYYYVRKDKTRFPVAVTVAPVKLGNKFIGAIEVFRDITQEKEIDKAKSEFISLASHQLKTPPTAIKLVVERLLGGKMGTFTEKQKEYLNYIHFSNQRMIDLINALLNVSRIELGAFTIQAKEKDAYATVQSILDELKYAVDKKQLKLKIIPPEKQILLMLDESLFRMVMNNIVTNAIHYTAEGGEIRVECKVMNKGQFLGEKLLEEDYFVVIVADTGYGIPQKDQNKLFTKFFRADNAREKSSDGTGLGLYIAKSILEQSSGLIWFTSRVNKGSEFYVAIPIAGMRAKDGKKGLIG, from the coding sequence ATGAATAAAATGAAAAATCTTTCCGCAACCGATGATCAGGCATTCAAACTCAAAGTTTTGGCCAAGGAAAAAGAAAGTGTCAGACGCAAGCTGGCGGTGAAGGCCGAGAAACTTCGTCTCAAAGCCAAAACGCGTGTCGCGACCGCCAAGGAAAAGGAAAGCGTCAGACGCAAGTTGGCGGTGAAGGCCGAGAAACTTCGTCTCAAAGCCAAACTGCTCGCCTTGACCGCCAAGGAAAAAGAAAGCGTCAGACGCGAGCTGGCGGTGACGGCCGAGAAACTTCGTCTCAAAGCCAAACTGCTCGCCTTGACCGCCAAGGAAAAAGAAAGTGTCAGACGCAAGCTGGCGGTGACGGCCGAAGATCTGGAACAGATTAGAGTGAAAAACGAAGCGATGCTGGTGAGTATCGGCGACGGTTTGGTGGTAACGGATAAAAACGAACGGATTCTGCTGGTGAATAAGGCGTTTGAGAATATTTTGGGCTGGAAGAAAAAAGAAGTAATGGGGAAGTTTTTGGACAAAGTTATTCCTATGGTCGACGAAAACGGTAAGGTTATCTCTTCGTCGGAACGCTTAATCACTAAAACGATCAAAAAACACGCTACCATTTCCATTTCTATCGCTACCGCGGAAGAAGAAAAAGAAAAGATTAATCCCGAAACAATGACTGCATCCGGTTTTTATTATTACGTGCGCAAAGACAAGACCAGGTTTCCGGTAGCCGTAACCGTCGCCCCGGTAAAGCTGGGGAATAAGTTTATCGGAGCAATTGAGGTTTTTCGCGACATCACGCAAGAAAAAGAAATTGACAAAGCAAAAAGCGAATTCATTTCTCTCGCCTCTCATCAGCTAAAAACGCCGCCAACAGCAATCAAGTTGGTCGTCGAAAGGTTGCTTGGCGGCAAAATGGGGACATTCACGGAAAAACAGAAAGAATATCTCAATTATATTCACTTTTCAAACCAGCGGATGATTGACCTAATTAACGCGCTTTTAAATGTCTCGCGAATCGAGCTTGGCGCGTTTACTATTCAAGCAAAGGAGAAAGATGCCTACGCCACTGTGCAGAGTATTTTGGACGAATTGAAGTACGCTGTTGATAAAAAACAATTGAAACTGAAAATAATTCCTCCCGAAAAACAGATTCTGCTCATGCTCGACGAATCTCTGTTCCGCATGGTAATGAATAACATTGTCACAAACGCCATCCACTATACGGCGGAGGGAGGCGAGATACGAGTCGAATGCAAGGTGATGAATAAGGGACAATTTCTGGGAGAGAAGCTTTTGGAAGAGGACTATTTTGTGGTCATCGTGGCCGATACCGGCTACGGAATTCCGCAAAAAGACCAGAACAAATTGTTCACTAAATTTTTCAGAGCGGATAATGCCAGAGAAAAAAGCAGCGACGGAACAGGCCTTGGGCTCTATATCGCAAAATCCATTCTTGAACAATCCAGCGGATTGATCTGGTTCACTTCGCGTGTAAATAAAGGGTCGGAGTTTTATGTGGCCATCCCAATTGCCGGAATGAGAGCAAAGGATGGCAAAAAAGGGCTTATTGGCTAA
- a CDS encoding response regulator: MTEDKKMKILLVEDEPAISKVYAEELTDEGFVTLTATNGRDGLELALVEKPDLILLDILMPIMDGLTMMDQLRKKNEYGRKVPIILLTNLSADEERIIKAIVENEPVYYVVKSDYKLSDVVKMVREGLTRIS; encoded by the coding sequence ATGACCGAAGATAAAAAGATGAAAATTCTACTTGTTGAGGATGAGCCGGCAATTAGCAAAGTATATGCGGAGGAGCTAACTGATGAAGGATTTGTCACGCTTACGGCAACGAATGGCAGAGATGGCTTAGAGCTTGCGCTTGTTGAAAAGCCCGATCTTATTTTACTCGATATCCTCATGCCGATAATGGATGGTCTCACAATGATGGACCAACTGCGCAAAAAAAACGAATACGGAAGGAAAGTTCCGATCATTCTTTTAACCAATTTGTCCGCGGATGAGGAAAGAATTATTAAAGCAATCGTGGAAAATGAACCTGTGTATTATGTGGTAAAATCTGATTACAAACTAAGCGATGTGGTGAAGATGGTGCGAGAGGGGCTTACTCGGATATCATAA
- a CDS encoding NUDIX hydrolase: protein MREILDRPGDGILCAVAIMIKGDKILVGHRHYTKDKWKVISVWTIPGGRSDKGEIIEQTLRREVAEEVGISEFEIVDFIGEVPGAKEGDVVLIFHCETGQEAKLMEPEKFSEWRWVSIDDYISEEKYSGFNPVAKQMIVNYLLGLRRGK from the coding sequence ATGCGTGAAATACTAGACAGGCCCGGTGACGGTATTCTTTGCGCGGTAGCCATCATGATTAAAGGTGACAAAATTCTTGTTGGTCATCGGCATTACACAAAAGACAAATGGAAAGTTATTTCTGTTTGGACTATTCCTGGTGGTAGATCTGATAAGGGTGAAATTATTGAACAAACATTGCGACGCGAGGTTGCGGAAGAAGTCGGTATTTCTGAATTTGAAATTGTTGATTTTATTGGAGAAGTACCTGGAGCTAAAGAAGGCGACGTGGTTTTAATTTTCCATTGTGAAACTGGTCAGGAAGCGAAACTCATGGAACCGGAAAAATTTTCGGAGTGGAGATGGGTTTCGATTGATGATTATATTTCGGAAGAAAAGTACAGTGGCTTTAATCCGGTTGCCAAGCAAATGATAGTGAATTATTTGCTCGGTTTACGAAGGGGAAAATAA